A section of the Fibrobacter sp. UWP2 genome encodes:
- a CDS encoding radical SAM protein, whose translation MRLTLVTNPDKCNLRCPLCFLNQRGRAFGKGEMPWAVAKAAIDRVKPFEVIPSTMGEPLLYTYFENLLDYCAGQGVALNLTTNGSFPGVWGSEAGMGRLLLACRDIKVSCMGFDETTFNEMMPGIAFERWRGNVERLLSLRRQGTVCLQVTLHRKMLASVADLLRWAEGVNVDRVKWNLPVFLGCGERLREAYGIDEKMIGELREIVRSSKVRSEGSLFIIGKVPKPCNLFENDIWVMPDGTEEHCPNPERRFGDPASAGATCEKCVLF comes from the coding sequence ATGCGCCTCACGCTGGTTACGAATCCCGACAAGTGCAACCTGCGCTGCCCGTTGTGCTTTTTGAACCAGCGGGGCCGTGCGTTTGGCAAGGGCGAAATGCCCTGGGCCGTGGCAAAGGCTGCCATTGACCGTGTCAAGCCCTTTGAGGTCATCCCGAGTACCATGGGCGAGCCGTTACTTTATACGTACTTTGAAAATTTGTTGGATTATTGCGCGGGTCAAGGCGTCGCCCTCAACTTGACGACGAACGGGTCTTTCCCGGGTGTGTGGGGAAGCGAAGCGGGAATGGGCCGCCTTCTTTTGGCCTGCCGCGACATCAAGGTGAGCTGCATGGGCTTTGACGAGACTACCTTTAACGAAATGATGCCGGGCATTGCATTTGAACGCTGGCGCGGGAACGTGGAAAGGTTACTTTCGCTGCGGCGACAGGGAACGGTGTGCCTCCAGGTGACGCTCCATAGAAAGATGCTCGCTTCGGTTGCCGATTTGCTCCGCTGGGCCGAAGGCGTCAACGTCGATCGCGTCAAGTGGAACTTGCCCGTGTTCCTCGGCTGCGGGGAACGCCTGCGCGAAGCTTATGGGATCGACGAAAAAATGATTGGCGAGTTGCGCGAAATCGTCCGGTCCAGCAAGGTGCGAAGCGAAGGCAGTTTGTTCATAATTGGCAAGGTTCCCAAGCCGTGCAACCTCTTTGAGAACGACATCTGGGTGATGCCCGATGGCACCGAGGAGCATTGCCCCAATCCCGAGCGCCGCTTTGGCGACCCCGCCTCCGCAGGTGCCACCTGCGAAAAGTGCGTACTTTTTTAG
- a CDS encoding NAD(P)/FAD-dependent oxidoreductase, with the protein MSDVLIIGYGPAGISAALYALRSNLDVLLVGKDTGALSKAHMIENYYGLERPLSGAELAEVGKKQATALGAKFADDELTDLLFDGKEFVAMGLKGEYRGRACIMATGSARKKQPLPGMAEMEGHGVSYCAVCDAFFYRGKDVAVLGSGEYALHECSELLPVVGSVTLLTNGAELTANFPETVKVDKRPLKGLLGTDSLEGVSFADGSESKFDGMFVALGSANALDLARKAGAAFENGSIVFDKDYMTTVPGLYVAGDCTGGILQVAVAVGQGATAGMAAIKFLRK; encoded by the coding sequence ATGTCAGATGTATTGATTATTGGTTATGGACCGGCAGGGATTTCGGCGGCTTTGTATGCCCTGCGCAGCAACTTGGACGTGCTTTTGGTGGGCAAGGACACGGGAGCGCTTTCCAAGGCGCACATGATTGAAAATTATTATGGCCTCGAGAGGCCCCTCTCTGGGGCGGAACTCGCCGAGGTCGGCAAAAAGCAGGCGACCGCCCTGGGTGCCAAATTCGCTGACGACGAACTGACGGATTTGCTCTTTGACGGCAAGGAATTCGTGGCGATGGGGCTCAAGGGCGAGTACCGCGGTCGCGCTTGCATTATGGCGACGGGATCTGCCCGCAAAAAACAGCCCCTGCCCGGCATGGCCGAGATGGAAGGCCACGGCGTGAGTTACTGCGCCGTTTGCGACGCCTTCTTTTACCGTGGCAAGGATGTCGCTGTGCTCGGTTCCGGCGAGTATGCGCTGCACGAGTGCAGTGAACTTTTGCCCGTGGTGGGCAGCGTGACGCTCTTGACCAACGGCGCCGAATTGACGGCGAACTTTCCCGAAACGGTGAAGGTCGACAAGCGCCCCCTCAAGGGCTTGCTTGGGACAGACTCTTTGGAGGGGGTCTCGTTTGCGGATGGCTCTGAGTCCAAGTTTGACGGAATGTTCGTGGCGCTCGGTAGCGCAAACGCCCTGGACCTCGCGCGCAAGGCGGGAGCCGCCTTCGAGAACGGCTCCATTGTGTTTGACAAGGACTACATGACGACCGTCCCCGGACTCTATGTGGCGGGCGACTGCACCGGCGGCATTTTGCAGGTGGCCGTAGCCGTGGGACAGGGCGCCACAGCGGGCATGGCTGCCATCAAGTTTTTAAGGAAGTAA
- a CDS encoding glycosyl hydrolase family 8 — MQRYTPRDLFVEVGYGPNFADQLIQNAYSKLFEGDPIDERICFEAGSDMAYIIDIGHDDIRSEGMSYGMFITALTGHEELFAKLWKFAKRYLRNNEGPHKGFYSWQVSTTDFTMMDPGAAPDGEEYIAAALLIAAKRFNRDDYKQEALELINCMMDKPVNELVGPMIDHERMLIKFSPVLGNDFTDPSYHTFAFYRAYAEATGDDRWNQIVKNSLEYIQKAAHPETGLCGDYSEYDGTPKAMPWFPESNCFSGDAWRVALNLSVDYALFRGHDCEKEICTRLLNFFEARRPYLSDYATDGTPYPRQGRNATPGIIAMNAAACQVLQTEDPLMKPFVKDLAALSVPYRFWRYYDGMLYIIGLLATAGKIEI; from the coding sequence ATGCAGCGCTACACTCCCCGCGATCTTTTTGTCGAAGTCGGCTACGGTCCCAACTTTGCGGACCAGCTTATACAAAATGCCTATAGCAAGTTATTCGAAGGTGACCCCATTGACGAACGCATTTGCTTTGAGGCGGGAAGCGACATGGCCTACATCATCGACATCGGCCACGACGACATCCGCTCCGAGGGCATGAGCTACGGCATGTTCATCACGGCGCTTACCGGCCACGAAGAGCTCTTTGCCAAACTGTGGAAGTTCGCCAAGCGCTACCTGCGCAACAACGAAGGCCCGCACAAAGGGTTCTACTCCTGGCAGGTCTCCACGACGGACTTCACCATGATGGATCCGGGCGCCGCACCTGACGGCGAAGAGTACATTGCCGCCGCCCTCCTCATCGCCGCCAAAAGGTTCAACCGCGACGACTACAAGCAGGAGGCCCTTGAGCTCATCAACTGCATGATGGACAAGCCCGTGAACGAGCTAGTGGGGCCCATGATCGACCACGAGCGCATGCTCATCAAGTTCTCGCCGGTGCTGGGCAACGACTTTACCGACCCCAGCTACCACACGTTTGCCTTCTACCGCGCCTACGCCGAGGCTACCGGCGACGACCGCTGGAACCAGATTGTCAAAAACAGCCTCGAGTACATCCAAAAGGCGGCGCACCCCGAGACCGGGCTATGCGGCGACTACAGCGAATACGACGGAACCCCCAAAGCCATGCCCTGGTTCCCCGAGAGCAACTGCTTTAGCGGCGACGCCTGGCGCGTCGCCCTCAACCTGAGCGTGGACTACGCCCTCTTCCGTGGCCACGACTGCGAAAAAGAAATTTGCACCCGCCTGCTCAACTTCTTTGAGGCGCGCCGACCGTACCTCTCGGACTACGCCACCGACGGCACCCCCTACCCCCGCCAAGGCCGAAACGCCACCCCGGGCATCATCGCCATGAACGCGGCGGCCTGCCAGGTGCTGCAAACCGAAGACCCGCTCATGAAGCCTTTTGTCAAGGACTTGGCGGCGCTCTCGGTTCCCTACCGTTTTTGGCGCTACTACGACGGCATGCTCTACATCATCGGGCTCCTCGCCACCGCGGGCAAAATCGAGATTTAG
- a CDS encoding FISUMP domain-containing protein: MQNRILPICLTVAAAFAFTACEDIREETYPNGNIRFQTTYVKDKKEGMEKEFYENGTLKRETEYKNDRREGMTKDYYPDGTLQDEIPYADGYIEGIVNRYHKNGKLASSANYSQNKQVEFGKYFDENGDPATSGSYKDPRDGYAYEWVRIGDQLWTAENINFATAAGSLCYQCNHWGRLYDFENAQKACLGGFHMPTKEEWQKLLDFAGKDPGLKLKAGYGWDPIKGTAVYGNGKDEFGFGAKAGGGHFAKSDVALKDRKLQDAGQKAYFWTSEGEVLVFVTDKNTAKFEKFNPEFGASLRCLKD, from the coding sequence ATGCAGAACAGAATTTTGCCTATTTGCCTTACCGTCGCCGCAGCTTTCGCCTTCACCGCCTGTGAAGACATACGCGAAGAAACCTACCCCAACGGGAACATCCGCTTCCAGACCACCTACGTCAAAGACAAAAAAGAGGGCATGGAAAAGGAGTTCTACGAGAACGGGACGCTCAAGCGCGAAACCGAATACAAGAACGACCGTCGTGAAGGCATGACCAAGGACTATTACCCCGACGGTACTCTGCAAGACGAAATTCCCTATGCGGACGGCTACATCGAAGGCATCGTGAACCGCTACCACAAAAACGGCAAACTCGCCTCCAGCGCTAACTACAGCCAAAACAAGCAGGTGGAATTCGGCAAGTACTTTGACGAGAACGGCGACCCCGCCACCAGCGGCAGCTACAAGGACCCGCGAGACGGTTACGCTTACGAATGGGTGCGCATTGGCGACCAGCTGTGGACGGCCGAGAACATCAACTTCGCGACCGCCGCGGGCTCCCTCTGTTACCAGTGCAACCACTGGGGAAGACTCTACGATTTTGAAAACGCACAAAAGGCTTGCCTTGGCGGCTTCCATATGCCCACCAAAGAAGAATGGCAAAAGCTCCTCGACTTTGCCGGCAAGGACCCGGGCTTAAAGCTCAAAGCCGGCTACGGCTGGGATCCCATCAAGGGGACAGCCGTCTACGGCAATGGCAAGGACGAATTCGGCTTTGGTGCCAAGGCCGGCGGCGGGCACTTCGCCAAGAGCGATGTTGCCCTCAAAGACCGCAAGCTGCAGGATGCCGGTCAAAAGGCCTACTTCTGGACAAGCGAGGGCGAAGTCCTCGTGTTCGTGACCGACAAGAACACCGCCAAGTTCGAGAAGTTCAATCCCGAATTCGGCGCAAGTTTGCGCTGCCTAAAGGATTAG
- the argJ gene encoding bifunctional glutamate N-acetyltransferase/amino-acid acetyltransferase ArgJ, which produces MYNLLDNGGVCSPKGFTASGICAGIKASGNADMALLKSEKAARCFAVFTTNKVKAAPVLYDKAALEHAHFATAVVVNSGNANACTGEQGYKDAERMAVMTEEALGLTPKSVLVCSTGVIGHLMPMDKIEAGIPKLVEKLHADASEEFGRAILTTDLALKSHAVEIHTEKGVVTIGGACKGSGMIHPNMATMLAFITTDISLPIDFFAEFRADIADSFNAITVDGDTSTNDTCIMLANGMSGLRYEDLSLSEQGEFRAALMLIMQSLAKDIVRDGEGATKLIELRIEKAESHEEALRMARFIGTSNLAKCAMFGEDPNWGRILSSAGSSGCNMVAEHTDLYFGDVKVLEGGRPLQLDEAQTAALHAVVRQREYKVTLVLNIGQASASAFTCDLSYGYVKINAEYTT; this is translated from the coding sequence ATGTACAATTTATTGGATAATGGCGGCGTTTGCTCCCCCAAGGGATTTACCGCTTCTGGAATTTGCGCTGGCATTAAGGCTAGCGGTAATGCGGATATGGCACTCTTGAAGAGTGAAAAGGCGGCACGTTGCTTTGCCGTGTTTACCACCAACAAGGTGAAGGCCGCCCCGGTCCTTTACGACAAGGCTGCCCTGGAGCATGCACACTTTGCGACGGCGGTCGTGGTGAACAGCGGTAACGCCAATGCCTGTACCGGCGAACAGGGTTACAAGGATGCCGAGCGTATGGCCGTGATGACCGAGGAGGCTCTTGGCCTTACCCCGAAGAGTGTGCTCGTGTGCAGCACGGGTGTGATTGGTCACCTGATGCCGATGGACAAGATTGAAGCGGGTATCCCGAAACTCGTCGAGAAACTCCACGCCGATGCTTCCGAGGAATTTGGCCGAGCCATCCTCACGACCGACCTTGCCTTGAAGAGCCATGCCGTGGAAATCCACACGGAGAAGGGCGTGGTGACGATTGGCGGTGCCTGCAAGGGCAGCGGCATGATTCATCCGAACATGGCGACGATGCTCGCCTTTATTACGACGGACATTTCTCTCCCTATTGACTTTTTTGCGGAGTTCCGTGCCGATATTGCGGACTCGTTCAACGCGATTACCGTGGACGGCGACACCAGCACAAACGACACCTGCATTATGCTCGCAAACGGGATGAGCGGGCTTCGTTACGAGGACCTGAGCCTCAGCGAACAGGGCGAGTTCCGTGCTGCCCTCATGCTCATCATGCAGAGCCTCGCAAAAGACATCGTGCGTGATGGCGAAGGTGCCACCAAGCTTATCGAACTGCGTATCGAGAAGGCCGAAAGCCACGAGGAAGCACTCCGCATGGCGCGCTTTATCGGGACATCTAACCTCGCGAAGTGCGCAATGTTCGGTGAAGACCCGAACTGGGGCCGCATCCTCAGCAGCGCGGGTTCCAGCGGCTGCAACATGGTGGCAGAACACACCGACCTGTATTTCGGTGACGTGAAGGTCTTGGAAGGCGGGCGCCCGCTCCAGCTCGACGAGGCACAGACTGCGGCCTTGCATGCCGTGGTGCGCCAGCGTGAATACAAGGTGACGCTCGTGCTCAACATCGGGCAGGCATCCGCAAGCGCGTTTACCTGCGACTTGAGCTACGGCTACGTGAAGATCAACGCCGAATATACGACGTAA
- the greA gene encoding transcription elongation factor GreA, whose amino-acid sequence MEKIKFTQEAYDKLVKDLENLKNMERPRVLQELVDARAQGDLSENAEYHAAKERLSSIDNIEMPRLQDQLARAEVVAFDPNCEKISFGAKVSLLNLKTKKNVNYQLVSPEEADALNGKISFKSPIGAALTGKKKGETIEVTTPRGVNKFQIVDFS is encoded by the coding sequence ATGGAAAAGATCAAGTTTACACAAGAAGCTTACGACAAGCTCGTCAAAGACCTTGAAAATTTAAAAAATATGGAGCGTCCGCGCGTCCTCCAAGAATTGGTCGACGCCCGTGCACAGGGTGACTTGAGCGAAAACGCCGAGTACCACGCCGCCAAGGAAAGGCTCTCCTCCATCGACAACATCGAGATGCCCAGGCTCCAGGACCAGTTGGCCCGTGCCGAGGTCGTCGCCTTTGACCCAAACTGCGAAAAAATCAGTTTTGGCGCCAAGGTCTCCCTCCTCAACCTGAAGACCAAGAAGAACGTGAACTACCAGCTGGTGTCTCCCGAAGAAGCCGACGCCCTCAACGGCAAAATCAGCTTCAAAAGCCCCATCGGCGCCGCCCTCACGGGCAAAAAGAAGGGCGAGACCATCGAAGTCACCACCCCGAGAGGCGTGAACAAGTTCCAAATCGTCGACTTCAGCTAA
- the holA gene encoding DNA polymerase III subunit delta, whose product MILTLIGEDNFTKDKCVEKFLCDTLGDRRDDPLAKQILFATDTNIPSIADAVITACDSVSMFSPEQVVVVRKGEALKADDVKSLAKWLSHGPQCKLLMEFEKLDARGELYKTLAKVGEIQKYEVPKQYKMAEWIAAAIPTHFNKAIDRDACQYLADALGTDTKLVSEEIEKVLLFAPDCPKITLELVRTMIVPQREMVSYEINDSFGMRDAKTYTRMLNEMLNNGVSAIQIVGSLYRYSVDLLNFSTLLSKGMQAKDAAAAIGKNDFIFNVKGKAPQCARNWGRPLLCRVIRRLADLDYEIKSGLCSTRIAQELALASLVVR is encoded by the coding sequence ATGATCCTCACTCTCATCGGCGAAGACAACTTTACCAAGGACAAGTGCGTAGAGAAGTTCCTATGCGACACTCTCGGCGACCGCCGAGACGACCCCTTGGCCAAGCAAATCCTGTTTGCGACCGATACGAACATCCCCTCTATCGCCGACGCCGTCATTACCGCCTGCGACTCGGTGTCAATGTTCTCCCCCGAGCAGGTCGTGGTCGTCCGCAAGGGCGAAGCCCTCAAGGCGGACGACGTTAAGAGCCTTGCCAAGTGGCTCTCCCACGGTCCACAGTGCAAGCTCCTCATGGAATTCGAGAAGCTGGATGCCCGCGGGGAACTGTACAAGACACTCGCCAAGGTGGGCGAAATCCAAAAGTACGAAGTCCCTAAGCAATACAAGATGGCAGAGTGGATTGCCGCCGCCATCCCCACGCACTTCAACAAGGCGATTGACCGTGACGCCTGCCAGTACCTCGCCGACGCCCTCGGCACCGACACCAAGCTCGTAAGCGAGGAAATCGAGAAGGTCCTGCTTTTTGCACCCGACTGCCCCAAGATCACGCTGGAACTTGTTCGCACGATGATCGTGCCCCAGCGCGAGATGGTCTCTTACGAAATCAACGACTCCTTCGGTATGCGTGACGCCAAGACCTATACCCGCATGTTGAACGAGATGCTCAACAACGGCGTAAGCGCTATCCAGATCGTGGGCTCGCTCTACCGCTATTCCGTGGACCTCTTGAACTTCTCGACTCTCCTCAGCAAGGGGATGCAGGCAAAGGATGCCGCGGCGGCCATCGGCAAAAACGACTTCATCTTCAACGTGAAGGGCAAGGCTCCCCAGTGCGCACGCAATTGGGGCAGGCCACTCCTTTGCCGCGTAATTCGTCGCCTGGCCGACCTCGACTACGAAATCAAGAGCGGCCTATGCAGCACACGCATTGCGCAGGAGCTCGCCCTCGCCTCCCTCGTGGTGCGATAA
- a CDS encoding secretin N-terminal domain-containing protein translates to MKKLTKILTILLMVASFATVWAAPAEGSVAPNKKLYDFNFVDMDFEAVFRSVSVVAGVDILLAPEVKGKMSLKVTKKTWQETLDIVCNMNELTWVIQDKYIMIQRTSTYLAKQKKLADEEKQVAESAPLVRKNFQVHHAKAEELVKVLESMKSGRGRITTVERTNSIIVYDTEDKIEQMNNALAELDVETLQIMITAKLVVVSSELARELGVDWTATMGNTALTPGVAGTATGSAAASTRTSAVVQSFPNNGASPAVNKASTAITTSLLDNNLQVAITSLMGDASTEVLASPQVSTLDNTEAQVFMGDKVSIRVIDDDGESSTQLVETGIKLTVTPHVSGDNRILLDLHPENNSYSYDEKGEVVISTQEAKTKVVVADGETVVIGGLTRNENQEEERGIPFLKDIPLIGNLFKYSRNSVIKKDLVIFVTPRIIRNYIGDVELSEPSAVVEGQEKEAPQAAPAAQPAPAAQPAAQPAPAAQTAPQAEPAPAAAPEAPAPEAPAAESGDWQ, encoded by the coding sequence GTGAAAAAGCTGACAAAAATTCTGACCATTCTTCTTATGGTGGCGAGTTTCGCTACTGTCTGGGCTGCGCCTGCCGAAGGGTCGGTTGCCCCGAACAAGAAGCTGTATGACTTTAACTTTGTGGACATGGACTTCGAAGCCGTGTTCCGCTCTGTCTCGGTGGTTGCCGGTGTCGACATTTTGCTTGCTCCCGAAGTCAAGGGCAAGATGAGCCTCAAGGTGACCAAGAAGACCTGGCAAGAAACGCTGGACATTGTCTGTAACATGAACGAACTGACCTGGGTCATCCAGGACAAGTACATCATGATCCAGCGCACCAGCACCTACCTGGCAAAGCAAAAGAAACTCGCTGACGAAGAAAAGCAGGTCGCCGAATCGGCTCCGCTGGTACGTAAGAACTTCCAGGTGCACCACGCCAAGGCCGAGGAACTGGTGAAGGTGCTTGAAAGCATGAAGAGCGGTCGTGGTCGCATTACCACGGTGGAACGCACCAACTCGATTATTGTGTACGATACCGAAGACAAGATTGAGCAAATGAACAACGCTTTAGCGGAATTGGATGTGGAAACGCTGCAAATCATGATTACTGCCAAGCTCGTTGTGGTAAGTAGTGAATTGGCTCGTGAGTTAGGTGTGGACTGGACGGCGACGATGGGCAATACGGCACTAACTCCAGGGGTTGCCGGAACGGCAACGGGAAGTGCTGCGGCTTCAACTCGTACTAGTGCTGTGGTTCAGTCCTTCCCGAATAATGGCGCTTCTCCGGCAGTTAATAAAGCTTCAACGGCTATTACTACAAGCCTTTTGGACAATAACCTCCAGGTTGCCATTACCAGCTTGATGGGTGATGCTTCTACGGAAGTGCTTGCGAGTCCGCAAGTCTCGACGCTCGACAACACCGAAGCCCAAGTGTTCATGGGTGACAAGGTCTCGATCCGCGTGATTGACGATGATGGTGAATCTTCGACACAACTTGTGGAAACGGGTATCAAGCTCACAGTGACTCCGCATGTTTCTGGCGATAATCGTATTTTGCTTGATTTGCATCCTGAAAACAATTCATATAGCTATGATGAAAAGGGTGAGGTTGTTATTAGTACCCAAGAAGCGAAGACAAAAGTTGTTGTGGCTGATGGAGAAACGGTTGTGATAGGTGGCTTGACTCGTAATGAAAATCAAGAAGAAGAACGAGGCATTCCGTTCCTCAAAGATATTCCATTGATTGGAAATCTATTTAAGTATAGCCGTAATTCTGTTATTAAAAAGGACCTTGTGATCTTTGTGACGCCGCGAATCATCCGCAACTACATTGGCGATGTGGAACTTTCGGAACCGTCCGCTGTGGTTGAAGGTCAAGAGAAGGAAGCACCGCAGGCCGCCCCGGCTGCCCAGCCGGCTCCTGCCGCTCAACCGGCTGCTCAACCTGCTCCGGCTGCCCAGACGGCACCGCAAGCGGAACCCGCTCCTGCCGCCGCTCCCGAGGCTCCCGCCCCCGAAGCTCCTGCCGCAGAAAGCGGCGACTGGCAGTAA
- a CDS encoding type 4a pilus biogenesis protein PilO: MGNIDFKDKKNVYAIFIILLILAVGYCVYTYMWDPFVVERERLERDLGSARTELDKINAKKHRVAELELQLVQAEKDFEKLKEMFPEEEKIPLRLQDLYSVLRSSGVQIQKFNPEGSSPKEHYIENRYSIAVNSGYHMLGYLFAEIANFNYPTAISNLRLSRYSGIAAELQKAETHGWTPITMSVTFNLTTYTSKKAQ; the protein is encoded by the coding sequence ATGGGCAATATAGACTTTAAAGACAAAAAGAACGTATACGCCATATTCATTATCCTTTTGATTCTTGCCGTGGGTTACTGCGTATATACTTATATGTGGGACCCGTTCGTGGTGGAACGTGAACGCCTTGAACGCGATCTTGGCTCGGCACGGACGGAACTCGACAAGATTAACGCCAAAAAACATCGCGTGGCGGAGCTGGAACTCCAGCTGGTTCAAGCCGAAAAGGATTTTGAGAAACTGAAGGAAATGTTCCCAGAAGAAGAAAAAATCCCGCTGCGTTTGCAGGATCTTTATTCTGTGTTGCGCAGCTCCGGCGTTCAAATCCAAAAATTCAACCCCGAGGGAAGCTCTCCCAAGGAACACTACATAGAGAATCGTTACTCTATTGCGGTCAATTCGGGTTACCACATGCTGGGTTACCTGTTCGCCGAAATCGCGAACTTCAATTACCCGACCGCAATCTCGAATTTAAGGTTGAGCCGTTACTCGGGCATTGCTGCGGAATTGCAGAAGGCCGAGACACACGGTTGGACGCCGATTACCATGTCGGTTACGTTTAACTTGACCACCTATACATCCAAGAAGGCTCAGTAA
- a CDS encoding PilN domain-containing protein codes for MAAKKTKTKAAEKKALCISINLLPPEYRKKQKDFSWITDRRVIWPTVALIVAIVSVAMVQAFITETINGLEQEVQSVKEEVERERPLLTKIGDLEQKQAVINTKINALKSIQVSKKRWVILFENISSVLPPNMWITSIGQMDEFDLEMKGTTFDFSEVAEYMVKLEKQASVEKVSLVTIATTKVDGEEAYNFTIKVVLKKDLEG; via the coding sequence ATGGCGGCAAAAAAGACAAAAACAAAAGCTGCAGAAAAGAAAGCGCTTTGCATTTCGATTAACCTCCTCCCTCCGGAGTATCGAAAAAAGCAAAAGGATTTCTCTTGGATTACGGACCGCCGTGTGATTTGGCCGACGGTGGCTTTGATTGTCGCCATCGTTTCGGTGGCCATGGTGCAGGCGTTTATTACCGAGACCATTAACGGCTTGGAACAAGAGGTGCAGAGTGTAAAAGAGGAAGTGGAACGCGAGCGTCCGCTCCTGACCAAGATTGGCGACTTGGAACAAAAGCAAGCCGTTATCAATACCAAGATCAATGCGCTCAAGAGCATCCAGGTCAGCAAAAAACGCTGGGTCATTCTCTTTGAGAATATTTCTTCGGTGCTTCCTCCCAACATGTGGATTACCAGCATCGGTCAAATGGACGAATTTGACTTGGAAATGAAGGGCACCACGTTTGACTTCTCCGAAGTTGCCGAATACATGGTAAAACTCGAAAAGCAGGCGAGTGTCGAAAAGGTTTCTCTGGTGACAATCGCTACTACCAAGGTTGATGGTGAAGAAGCATACAACTTTACCATCAAGGTTGTCCTGAAAAAGGATTTGGAGGGGTAG